The Oncorhynchus nerka isolate Pitt River linkage group LG24, Oner_Uvic_2.0, whole genome shotgun sequence genome has a window encoding:
- the LOC115107289 gene encoding CCN family member 2-like, with translation MSAGMNMRLISFFCLTLSYLAVAQECSGQCSCPDVAPQCPPGVSLVPDACSCCRVCAKQMGEFCTERDVCDPHKGLFCEFGSPINRRIGVCTAKGGATCVIGGMVYRSGESFQSSCKYQCTCLDGAVGCVPLCSMDIRLPSPDCPMPHRVKVPGKCCEEWVCDAPQHTNSFVGSVLAAYREEETYGPDPSMMRENCLVQTTEWSACSKTCGLGISTRVTNDNRECRLEKQSRLCMVRPCESHMEQSIRKGKKCIRTPRVSKPMKFEISGCTTTKSYRPKFCGVCTDGRCCTPHRTTTLPMEFKCPDGQVMKKQMMFIKTCACHYNCPGENDIFESMYYKKMLGDMA, from the exons ATGTCTGCTGGAATGAACATGAGACTGATTTCTTTCTTCTGCCTCACTCTCTCCTACCTG GCTGTGGCTCAGGAGTGCAGTGGGCAGTGTAGTTGCCCCGATGTAGCCCCCCAGTGCCCTCCTGGTGTGAGCCTGGTACCCGATGCCTGCAGCTGCTGCAGGGTGTGTGCCAAACAGATGGGCGAGTTCTGCACAGAGAGGGACGTGTGCGACCCCCACAAAGGACTCTTCTGTGAATTTGGCTCCCCCATCAACCGCCGCATCGGAGTCTGTACAG CTAAGGGTGGCGCCACCTGTGTGATCGGAGGGATGGTGTACAGGAGTGGAGAGTCCTTCCAGAGCAGCTGTAAATACCAGTGCACGTGCCTGGACGGTGCCGTGGGCTGTGTGCCCCTGTGCAGCATGGACATCCGCCTGCCCAGCCCTGACTGCCCCATGCCCCACCGCGTCAAAGTGCCCGGGAAGTGCTGCGAGGAGTGGGTGTGCGATGCCCCCCAACACACAAACAGCTTTGTGGGCTCTGTTCTCGCTG cttacagagaggaggagacctaCGGGCCTGACCCCTCCATGATGAGGGAGAACTGCCTGGTCCAGACCACTGAGTGGAGCGCCTGCTCGAAGACCTGCGGCCTGGGCATCTCTACCAGAGTCACCAATGACAACCGCGAGTGCCGCCTGGAGAAACAGTCCCGTCTGTGTATGGTCAGGCCCTGCGAGTCCCACATGGAGCAAAGCATTAGG AAGGGAAAGAAATGCATCCGCACACCAAGAGTGTCCAAGCCCATGAAGTTTGAGATCTCTGGCTGCACCACCACCAAGTCCTACCGCCCCAAGTTCTGCGGCGTGTGCACCGATGGTCGTTGCTGCACCCCCCACAGAACCACCACCCTGCCCATGGAGTTCAAGTGCCCCGACGGCCAGGTCATGAAGAAGCAGATGATGTTCATCAAGACTTGTGCGTGCCACTACAACTGCCCCGGCGAGAACGACATCTTCGAGTCCATGTACTACAAGAAGATGCTTGGAGACATGGCATAA